A stretch of the Borrelia hermsii DAH genome encodes the following:
- a CDS encoding single-stranded DNA-binding protein, which produces MSDINSVVLSGRLTRDSEITYVNNSIPILKFGLANNRRIKRNNEWIDYAQFFDCVLFGSRAERLIAFLLKGKQVVVNGSLRYESWDDKRTGDKRSKSSILVDEIQILSPLPALRATNKVDSDEGFHEDIPF; this is translated from the coding sequence ATGTCTGATATTAATTCAGTAGTCTTATCAGGGCGTCTGACTAGAGACAGTGAAATTACTTACGTTAACAACAGCATTCCTATTTTGAAGTTTGGTTTAGCTAATAATAGGAGAATAAAAAGGAATAATGAATGGATAGATTATGCTCAATTTTTTGATTGTGTGCTTTTTGGGAGTAGAGCAGAAAGACTAATAGCATTTCTTTTAAAGGGGAAACAAGTTGTAGTTAATGGGTCTTTAAGGTATGAGAGTTGGGATGACAAGCGCACTGGTGATAAGAGAAGCAAGAGCAGCATTTTAGTGGATGAGATTCAAATACTAAGCCCATTACCTGCTTTAAGAGCAACTAATAAGGTTGATTCTGATGAAGGGTTTCATGAGGATATCCCTTTTTAG
- a CDS encoding chromosome replication/partitioning protein — protein sequence MQEEKDKKISINPRNLDNEKSSILMVDNSILDEEKERFNLLKIKLKDNIKEDISNKIETMYILQEIKEKEYYKLDGYKNFAEFSKVYNLAKSQAYNYLKIASAIQDGILEEKFLVENGFNQTLNFIKTKESKTIKKSRQNPVKPLRFQLKSQEAYDFYKRSSKFTSFILEDMFLNDKKFLEDKLLKYKNTKI from the coding sequence ATGCAAGAAGAAAAAGATAAGAAAATATCAATTAATCCAAGAAATTTGGATAATGAGAAAAGTTCTATTTTAATGGTGGATAATAGTATTTTAGATGAAGAAAAAGAAAGATTTAATCTTTTAAAGATTAAGTTAAAGGATAATATAAAAGAAGATATTTCCAATAAAATAGAAACTATGTATATTTTGCAAGAGATAAAAGAAAAAGAATATTATAAATTAGACGGCTATAAAAATTTTGCTGAATTTTCAAAAGTATACAACTTGGCAAAATCACAAGCATATAATTATTTAAAGATAGCATCTGCTATTCAAGATGGTATCTTAGAAGAAAAATTTTTGGTTGAGAATGGGTTTAATCAAACATTAAACTTTATTAAAACCAAAGAAAGTAAAACAATTAAGAAATCAAGGCAAAATCCAGTAAAACCATTAAGATTTCAACTTAAAAGTCAAGAAGCCTATGATTTTTACAAGCGAAGTTCAAAGTTTACTAGTTTTATTTTAGAAGATATGTTTCTCAATGATAAAAAGTTTTTAGAGGATAAACTTTTAAAATATAAAAATACCAAAATATAA
- a CDS encoding DUF226 domain-containing protein: MDCALENVEKEKIKLIPKEKKPLFIKIEEVEGRKIYHTKIMMDLYTFKTKDNRKHKFFIAFRGLFDQNKIEYFHLFSIREGDKFLGIRYGYRKPIKNILTKYQENGITKSYIFSKAYYIEFKFKKGSVFCYLRRLAYLLRKDVTHKQYYKALINMLIELEKQVYEFYGKKLSEGGLITKWIEKNLK; encoded by the coding sequence ATGGATTGTGCATTGGAAAATGTAGAGAAGGAAAAAATAAAGTTAATACCAAAAGAAAAGAAACCTCTTTTTATCAAAATAGAGGAAGTTGAAGGTAGAAAAATATATCATACTAAAATCATGATGGATTTATACACATTCAAGACAAAAGACAATCGAAAACATAAATTTTTTATTGCATTCAGAGGATTATTTGATCAAAACAAGATAGAATATTTTCATTTATTTTCTATAAGAGAAGGAGACAAGTTTTTAGGTATTCGTTATGGATATAGAAAACCAATAAAAAATATTTTAACGAAGTATCAAGAAAATGGTATTACTAAGTCATATATTTTTTCAAAAGCATATTATATAGAGTTTAAATTTAAGAAAGGAAGTGTATTTTGCTATTTAAGAAGACTTGCTTATCTGCTTAGAAAAGATGTAACACATAAACAGTATTACAAAGCCTTAATTAACATGTTAATAGAATTGGAAAAACAAGTATATGAATTTTATGGGAAGAAATTATCAGAAGGGGGGCTTATAACGAAATGGATAGAAAAAAACCTAAAATAA
- a CDS encoding ParA family protein: MDRKKPKIITLASIKGGVGKSTSAIILATLLAKEYKVLLIDMDTQASTTSYFYEKVTTQSIDLRKKNICEVIKNNLDIIESIVYIGNNLDLIPSYLTLHTLNGEFYCRNRHSFIELKLSRELKKLKTNYDYILIDTNPSLDFTLTCALCATDYLIVPMTSEKWTLESYDLLEFFIRELKRLIPIFFIITRFKKNNTHKELLEHLQSRKGFLGLVNEREDLNRKIARNDTFDLTKDYIEEYKKILDSLFIKIDKSDIKKF; this comes from the coding sequence ATGGATAGAAAAAAACCTAAAATAATAACGCTTGCATCGATTAAGGGTGGTGTTGGGAAAAGTACAAGTGCTATCATACTTGCAACCTTATTAGCAAAGGAGTACAAAGTGCTCTTAATAGATATGGACACACAAGCATCGACTACTAGTTATTTTTATGAAAAAGTAACAACCCAAAGCATAGATTTAAGAAAAAAAAACATATGTGAGGTTATAAAAAATAATTTGGATATAATTGAATCAATTGTTTATATTGGCAATAATTTAGATTTAATACCTAGTTATTTAACATTACATACTCTTAATGGAGAATTCTATTGTAGAAATAGACATAGTTTTATTGAACTCAAGCTAAGTAGAGAGCTAAAAAAGTTGAAGACAAACTACGATTATATATTGATTGATACTAATCCAAGCTTAGATTTTACATTAACGTGTGCTCTATGTGCCACTGATTACTTAATAGTTCCAATGACATCTGAAAAATGGACACTTGAAAGTTATGATTTGTTAGAATTTTTTATTAGAGAATTGAAGAGATTAATACCAATTTTCTTTATTATAACTAGATTTAAAAAAAATAATACTCATAAAGAGTTGTTGGAACATTTACAGTCCAGAAAAGGATTTTTGGGGCTTGTAAATGAACGAGAAGATTTGAATAGAAAAATTGCAAGGAATGATACTTTTGATTTGACTAAAGATTATATAGAAGAATATAAAAAGATATTGGACTCTTTATTCATAAAAATAGATAAAAGTGATATTAAAAAGTTTTAG
- a CDS encoding DUF244 domain-containing protein, with the protein MTNIKATKTNEKIVEVGMEQPGLYDQKMFEGFDSFAHQSQDQINKRQKSVSKISRIGRKLSRIGKTECFKFNSKVDFNIQRNSLKRIGASEVGSMFIGAESVSKLMLDRVLKLLGREISFEENLSMRKGKILENLGFDEFVRMHSDEIAVLHKNKYANGIDKYNYFKKFKGRDNLVGSTIDGWFENQEGEAELLEIKCSDNIYLKSAVIEYNKNGNFLENKYFFKYYVQVQIQLLCTGLSKGNLFFLIGNEAINCVIERDDKFINEVMFDVSRMEAEVSSISEALRAKYDIENIDLDSLSELIQEGIESSEIYKYFSESEYKDDFLEFVRCTDLEIDKEKDNRLKGCLSEISALQTEIEEAEEIAKNRHTQELYKTTKPMKDKLKSRIDEIFAEFSLMEHVNYCFEGNLFSLDTTKRAIKDRFKSLSGNISFLASSLDSVQQWSDIATPIVSA; encoded by the coding sequence ATGACAAATATAAAAGCAACAAAAACAAATGAGAAAATAGTAGAGGTAGGGATGGAGCAGCCAGGTTTGTATGATCAAAAAATGTTTGAAGGATTTGATTCATTTGCACATCAAAGTCAAGACCAGATTAATAAGAGACAAAAAAGTGTAAGTAAAATAAGCAGAATAGGACGCAAGCTATCAAGAATTGGCAAAACTGAATGTTTCAAGTTTAATAGCAAAGTTGATTTTAACATTCAAAGGAATTCATTAAAGCGTATAGGAGCAAGTGAAGTTGGGAGTATGTTTATTGGGGCTGAGAGTGTTTCAAAATTAATGCTTGATAGGGTCTTGAAATTATTAGGAAGAGAGATTTCATTTGAAGAGAACTTAAGCATGAGGAAAGGAAAGATACTTGAGAATTTAGGGTTTGATGAATTTGTACGTATGCACTCTGATGAGATTGCTGTTTTACATAAGAATAAATATGCAAATGGGATAGATAAGTATAATTACTTCAAGAAGTTTAAGGGACGGGATAATTTGGTTGGTTCAACAATTGATGGTTGGTTTGAAAACCAAGAAGGGGAAGCAGAGCTTTTAGAAATTAAATGCAGTGATAATATTTATTTAAAGAGTGCTGTAATTGAATACAATAAGAATGGTAACTTCTTAGAAAACAAATATTTTTTCAAGTATTACGTTCAAGTGCAAATACAACTTTTATGTACAGGTTTAAGTAAGGGGAATCTGTTTTTTCTAATAGGTAATGAAGCTATCAATTGTGTAATTGAGAGGGATGATAAGTTTATTAATGAAGTAATGTTTGATGTTTCAAGAATGGAAGCGGAAGTAAGTAGTATTTCTGAAGCTTTAAGAGCAAAGTATGATATTGAGAATATAGATTTAGATAGTTTAAGTGAACTAATTCAAGAAGGGATTGAGAGTAGTGAGATATACAAATATTTTTCAGAATCAGAGTATAAAGATGACTTTCTAGAATTTGTAAGATGTACTGACCTGGAGATTGATAAAGAGAAGGATAATCGCTTGAAAGGGTGTCTTAGTGAAATTAGTGCTTTGCAAACAGAGATAGAAGAAGCAGAAGAGATAGCTAAGAATAGACATACACAAGAGTTATATAAGACAACAAAACCTATGAAAGATAAACTTAAATCCCGAATAGATGAAATATTTGCAGAATTTTCATTAATGGAGCATGTAAATTATTGCTTTGAAGGTAATCTATTTTCTTTAGATACAACCAAGCGAGCTATTAAAGATAGATTCAAATCGTTAAGTGGCAATATCAGTTTTCTTGCTAGTAGTTTAGATTCAGTGCAGCAATGGTCTGATATTGCAACTCCCATTGTAAGTGCTTAA
- a CDS encoding plasmid maintenance protein → MRNQQAKKLKIYQNKHQHKLIVLISTLNYMNFKLKKYTQSDILYYFNNNMKRNGQKPTKLKTLQSYLYKLEKEFKVTMNYYRHLGVNMGTEIYYKLKYSKKECYRIINKLFRDKKGKKFQTRVKAGIKKTCIKNGSVEKWECYYNNYNNKKKKKDIKEIEKLQIEKYAKKCNFRSNAFYSILNLKLEKDATIEVLKVLKRTENFIEKTKHKKKSNIKLQENKLASKRLELNRILDETRINLENEGYNSKQLEAQVQKVYEQYQNKPHFIIENNKYNDLERIIGKLKKSVERVEIIIKEDEKEIRNNVFSILLEQLRNKVDTSVLVPILKEYLNKQNKLEYNKVFNNHYYYEILELVEEQKSCLENTEFKQVVT, encoded by the coding sequence ATGAGAAACCAACAAGCTAAAAAGCTTAAAATATATCAAAATAAACACCAGCACAAATTAATCGTTTTAATATCAACATTAAACTACATGAACTTCAAGCTTAAAAAATACACTCAAAGCGACATACTTTATTACTTTAATAACAATATGAAAAGAAATGGCCAAAAGCCTACTAAACTTAAAACACTACAAAGCTACCTTTATAAATTAGAAAAAGAATTTAAAGTCACAATGAATTATTACAGACATTTGGGTGTTAACATGGGAACTGAAATTTATTACAAACTTAAATACTCCAAGAAAGAATGTTACCGCATAATCAATAAACTCTTTAGAGACAAAAAAGGGAAAAAATTTCAAACTCGCGTTAAAGCAGGTATTAAAAAGACTTGCATTAAAAATGGGAGTGTAGAAAAATGGGAGTGTTATTATAATAATTATAATAATAAAAAAAAGAAGAAAGACATAAAAGAAATAGAAAAATTACAAATAGAAAAGTACGCCAAGAAATGCAATTTTAGATCAAACGCCTTCTACTCTATTTTGAATTTAAAACTAGAAAAAGATGCTACAATTGAAGTACTTAAGGTACTTAAAAGGACAGAAAACTTCATTGAAAAAACTAAACACAAGAAAAAGAGCAATATTAAGTTACAAGAAAACAAACTTGCGAGTAAGAGATTAGAATTAAATAGAATACTGGATGAGACAAGGATTAACTTAGAAAATGAAGGCTATAACAGTAAACAATTAGAAGCTCAAGTACAAAAGGTATATGAGCAATATCAAAACAAACCACACTTTATCATAGAGAATAATAAGTACAATGACTTAGAAAGGATAATAGGGAAGCTTAAAAAGTCAGTTGAACGTGTTGAAATAATCATAAAAGAAGATGAGAAAGAAATTAGGAATAACGTATTTAGCATACTTCTTGAACAATTAAGAAACAAGGTAGACACATCAGTTTTAGTACCAATACTGAAAGAATATTTAAACAAACAGAACAAATTGGAATATAACAAGGTATTTAATAACCATTATTACTACGAAATTTTAGAATTGGTAGAAGAACAAAAAAGCTGTTTAGAGAATACGGAGTTTAAACAAGTTGTTACTTGA